A genomic stretch from Bifidobacterium sp. ESL0769 includes:
- a CDS encoding Rv3654c family TadE-like protein: MNGWKKNCKTKESAECNDSGDDWPRWANRRQTKAGMECSDSGEAMPGWANRPMAIKESGYACRGGFRDSCRKRSGGLMSRCFRQVVSNRVKRFFASSVFDKPAATQDSVIARHRLLKGSTYDEGSGTMNGVMLIAVAAILISAIALGGNFLVCISDARSAADQAAIAGAESARDGDFDPCIKSRLATTLNKAALVACKVDEEDVTVKVAVKTAVPFAPMVSRMARAGPVECS, translated from the coding sequence ATGAACGGTTGGAAGAAAAACTGCAAGACCAAGGAAAGCGCTGAATGCAACGATTCTGGCGATGACTGGCCGCGCTGGGCAAATCGTCGCCAGACCAAGGCGGGTATGGAATGCAGCGATTCTGGCGAGGCAATGCCTGGTTGGGCAAATCGTCCAATGGCTATAAAGGAATCGGGATATGCTTGTCGTGGCGGTTTTCGAGATTCCTGCCGAAAACGTAGTGGCGGGTTGATGTCACGGTGTTTCCGGCAGGTTGTGTCGAATCGGGTGAAGAGGTTTTTCGCTTCGTCCGTATTCGACAAGCCGGCTGCGACACAGGATTCAGTAATCGCGCGTCACCGGCTGCTGAAAGGCAGTACATACGATGAGGGTTCGGGAACCATGAACGGGGTTATGCTCATTGCCGTCGCGGCGATACTGATATCGGCGATTGCTCTCGGCGGCAATTTTCTGGTCTGTATCTCAGATGCACGGTCGGCCGCCGACCAGGCTGCCATCGCAGGAGCGGAGTCCGCGCGGGACGGTGATTTCGATCCATGCATCAAATCCAGGCTGGCCACCACGCTCAATAAAGCAGCGCTGGTCGCCTGCAAGGTGGATGAGGAGGACGTCACCGTCAAGGTCGCCGTGAAAACTGCGGTTCCGTTCGCGCCCATGGTCTCCCGTATGGCTCGGGCAGGTCCGGTAGAATGTTCGTAG
- a CDS encoding ACT domain-containing protein → MGDIFPDLGPETPVISGVAHDRTESLVTVRGVPDEPGMAARVFTELAKSGINIDMIVQAGASTGKADISFTVPDATVKTVEKALDGKKTKLGYDSYFVNTNVGKVAVVGVGMKTHSGLAAKFFEALSAEHINVMMISTSEIRIAALVPLDQLDDAVRALHTAYGLDADQVEAVVYGGTGR, encoded by the coding sequence ATGGGCGACATTTTCCCCGACCTTGGCCCGGAGACCCCGGTAATTTCCGGCGTGGCCCACGACCGTACCGAATCCCTGGTTACCGTGCGCGGCGTTCCCGACGAGCCGGGCATGGCCGCCCGCGTGTTCACCGAGCTTGCCAAAAGCGGCATCAACATCGACATGATCGTACAGGCCGGCGCGTCCACCGGCAAGGCTGACATCTCCTTCACCGTCCCCGATGCCACGGTCAAGACCGTTGAGAAGGCGCTTGACGGCAAGAAGACGAAGCTTGGTTACGACTCCTATTTCGTCAATACGAACGTCGGCAAAGTCGCCGTAGTGGGCGTGGGCATGAAAACCCATTCCGGCCTCGCCGCAAAGTTCTTCGAGGCCCTGAGCGCCGAACATATCAACGTGATGATGATTTCGACTTCCGAAATCCGCATCGCCGCCCTTGTTCCGCTCGATCAGCTCGACGACGCGGTGCGTGCGCTGCATACGGCGTACGGCCTTGACGCCGACCAGGTGGAGGCCGTGGTCTACGGCGGCACCGGCCGCTAA
- a CDS encoding DUF5701 family protein, with translation MSKASKEAQKQLDRIVALGYPDVADMSAAAFRALAHPLIDALKDSDLGENILLVPTHELVSPESLIARTSINRMAGFTTMPPRDVASFLPQDGFEPPEGPFYLVVDPHTGTAYVNREPDVARKLIDSDERMPLTLEEGLAIATQHPDWLVKKNGFNLLGSRSADGRVPSIWMSQNAPRLGSVWPTSRHTWLGNAYCQARRGVSLFR, from the coding sequence ATGTCGAAGGCATCTAAAGAAGCGCAAAAACAACTGGACCGCATCGTGGCGTTGGGCTATCCCGACGTGGCCGATATGAGCGCGGCGGCGTTCCGTGCGCTCGCGCATCCGCTGATCGATGCTCTGAAAGACAGCGATTTGGGCGAGAACATTCTTCTCGTTCCCACCCACGAACTGGTGAGCCCGGAGTCGCTGATTGCCCGAACCAGCATCAACCGCATGGCCGGCTTTACCACCATGCCCCCGCGTGATGTCGCCAGTTTCCTGCCGCAAGACGGCTTCGAGCCCCCGGAAGGCCCGTTCTACTTGGTTGTCGACCCGCACACCGGCACCGCCTACGTCAACCGCGAGCCCGATGTGGCCCGCAAGCTCATCGATTCCGACGAGCGCATGCCGTTGACCCTTGAGGAAGGCCTCGCCATCGCCACCCAGCACCCTGATTGGCTGGTCAAAAAGAACGGTTTCAACCTGCTTGGTTCCCGCAGCGCCGACGGCCGCGTGCCCAGCATCTGGATGAGCCAGAATGCTCCGCGCCTCGGTTCTGTGTGGCCCACCTCCCGTCACACCTGGCTCGGCAACGCATACTGCCAGGCCCGTCGTGGCGTCTCGCTTTTCCGCTGA
- a CDS encoding aspartate-semialdehyde dehydrogenase: MTESNGQQRKVNVAVLGATGQVGMVMRRVLDERNFPINNLRFLASSHSAGTVLKWRDRDIVVEDVAKADLSGIDIAIFSAGGGTSKVWAPKFAEAGAYVIDNSSQWRMHDDVPLVVAEANPDDLDDIPRRIVANPNCTTMACIPVLKALDTHFGLKRLIVSSYQAVSGAGRAGVEQLMNEAKAAVDQGADKLVFDGSAIDFPKPTKVVRTIAFNAVPFIGAIVDDGSEETDEEQKLRNESRKILHLPNLAASCTCVRVGVFTAHGMSVNAEFERDVTPDMAREVLKDAPGVELNDIPTPQLAAGKDPSFVGRIRQDQAVDGKKGLAFFIANDNLRKGAALNAVELAEIVARKHFGA; this comes from the coding sequence ATGACCGAATCAAATGGACAACAGCGCAAAGTCAACGTCGCGGTGCTGGGGGCCACCGGCCAGGTCGGCATGGTGATGCGTCGCGTGCTTGACGAACGGAATTTCCCCATCAATAACCTGCGTTTCCTCGCTTCCTCGCATTCCGCTGGTACCGTGCTCAAATGGCGCGACCGCGACATTGTGGTCGAGGACGTGGCCAAGGCCGACTTGAGCGGCATCGACATCGCCATCTTCTCAGCCGGCGGCGGCACCTCCAAGGTTTGGGCGCCGAAGTTCGCCGAAGCCGGAGCGTATGTCATCGACAACTCCTCGCAATGGCGTATGCATGATGATGTTCCGCTGGTCGTGGCCGAGGCCAACCCCGATGATCTCGACGACATTCCCCGTCGTATTGTTGCCAACCCGAACTGCACCACCATGGCTTGCATCCCCGTGCTCAAGGCGCTGGACACTCATTTCGGCCTGAAGCGCCTGATTGTCAGCTCCTATCAGGCGGTTTCCGGAGCCGGACGCGCCGGAGTCGAGCAGCTGATGAACGAGGCCAAGGCCGCCGTCGATCAGGGGGCCGACAAGCTCGTTTTCGACGGTTCCGCCATCGATTTCCCCAAGCCCACCAAGGTCGTGCGCACTATCGCCTTCAATGCTGTGCCGTTCATCGGTGCCATCGTCGACGACGGCAGCGAAGAGACCGACGAGGAGCAGAAGTTGCGCAACGAAAGCCGCAAGATCCTGCATCTGCCGAATCTCGCTGCCTCCTGCACCTGCGTGCGCGTCGGCGTCTTCACCGCCCACGGCATGTCGGTCAACGCTGAGTTCGAACGCGACGTCACACCCGATATGGCCCGCGAAGTACTGAAGGACGCTCCGGGTGTCGAACTCAACGACATCCCGACCCCGCAGCTGGCTGCCGGCAAGGACCCGAGCTTCGTCGGCCGCATCCGCCAGGACCAGGCTGTCGACGGCAAGAAGGGCCTCGCCTTCTTCATCGCCAACGATAACCTGCGCAAGGGTGCCGCCTTGAACGCCGTCGAGCTCGCCGAAATCGTCGCCCGCAAGCATTTCGGTGCGTGA
- a CDS encoding aspartate kinase, which produces MALIVQKYGGSSVADAESIKRVAKRIVETKRKGNNVAVVVSAMGDTTDDLIDQAMSIDSNPPAREMDMLMTAGERISMSLLAMAIHAAGERAYSFTGSQAGFMTDAQFGAAHIKAVKPERVAHVVHDGKIAIVAGFQGINADGDYTTLGRGGSDTSAVALAVALGADICEIYTDVDGIFTADPRIVPSARRIPSISYDAILEMASCGSKVLALRCVEYAQRFNMPLHVRSSFSHRMGTLVVPEGVDARKLPNLE; this is translated from the coding sequence GTGGCGCTTATCGTGCAGAAGTACGGCGGGTCATCTGTGGCCGACGCCGAGTCCATCAAGCGCGTTGCCAAGCGGATTGTGGAGACGAAACGCAAGGGCAACAATGTCGCCGTCGTGGTTTCGGCGATGGGCGACACCACCGACGATCTGATCGACCAGGCCATGAGTATTGATTCCAACCCTCCGGCCCGCGAGATGGATATGCTGATGACCGCAGGCGAACGTATCTCGATGAGCCTTCTGGCCATGGCCATCCACGCGGCCGGCGAACGCGCATACTCCTTTACCGGTTCGCAGGCCGGTTTCATGACCGATGCCCAATTCGGCGCGGCGCACATCAAAGCGGTGAAGCCCGAGCGCGTGGCCCATGTCGTGCATGACGGCAAGATCGCCATCGTAGCCGGTTTCCAAGGCATCAATGCGGACGGCGATTACACCACGCTCGGCCGTGGCGGTTCCGACACTTCGGCTGTCGCGCTTGCGGTGGCGCTGGGTGCCGATATCTGCGAAATCTATACAGACGTCGATGGCATTTTCACCGCTGACCCGCGCATCGTTCCCAGTGCGCGACGTATCCCCTCCATCAGTTACGACGCCATTCTCGAAATGGCTTCCTGCGGCTCGAAGGTTCTCGCCCTGCGTTGCGTGGAATACGCTCAGCGTTTCAACATGCCATTGCATGTGCGCAGCTCGTTCTCGCACCGAATGGGCACATTGGTGGTCCCGGAAGGTGTGGATGCACGCAAGTTGCCGAACCTGGAGTGA
- a CDS encoding DUF4244 domain-containing protein — MSKELMTIDQSGTGVVTSFASRLSERSRQIKGQLCLMDARLRTGMLEPDEGAATAEYSVVLVAATGFAAVLVALLKSGAVKTLLMDLVKKALKVV, encoded by the coding sequence ATGAGTAAAGAATTGATGACCATCGATCAGTCCGGCACCGGCGTCGTCACGAGTTTTGCCTCCCGTCTCTCCGAGCGCTCAAGGCAGATCAAAGGCCAGCTGTGCCTAATGGATGCTCGGCTGCGTACCGGGATGCTCGAACCTGATGAAGGCGCGGCGACGGCGGAATATTCGGTGGTTTTGGTCGCCGCCACAGGATTTGCAGCGGTGTTGGTTGCCCTGCTCAAATCCGGTGCCGTAAAGACATTACTGATGGACTTGGTCAAAAAGGCGCTCAAGGTGGTCTGA
- a CDS encoding TadE family type IV pilus minor pilin — translation MMSLQKMQSHGPADRRCGGSLISTAASAAGSISGSTPASVTTSNTPSGMFSGASVNVSDSTSWSPVTWVRSLCQRFRGHVAGDRHPSFCRFGARRGKVCDEGAVTAEFAVVLPAVMVMAVLLMMLARAVTVEMNCQDAASAAARVAVVSNSDAEARLAAHDAAGGDANVSISRGFKQVKVTVSCRVVPDPLHVLPMAVVGKATGVVQ, via the coding sequence ATGATGTCACTTCAAAAGATGCAATCGCATGGGCCGGCTGACCGCCGTTGCGGTGGAAGTCTCATCTCGACGGCGGCCAGTGCGGCTGGCAGCATTTCGGGTAGTACGCCGGCCAGTGTGACGACGAGCAATACGCCGTCCGGCATGTTTAGTGGCGCGTCAGTTAATGTGTCTGACAGTACAAGCTGGTCGCCGGTTACTTGGGTACGAAGCTTGTGTCAGCGGTTTCGTGGCCATGTTGCCGGTGACCGGCATCCTAGCTTCTGTCGGTTCGGCGCTCGCCGAGGGAAAGTCTGCGACGAAGGGGCTGTCACTGCCGAATTCGCCGTGGTGCTTCCCGCGGTGATGGTGATGGCTGTGCTGCTGATGATGCTGGCCCGGGCGGTCACGGTGGAGATGAACTGCCAGGATGCCGCCTCTGCCGCCGCCCGTGTGGCTGTGGTCTCCAACAGCGACGCCGAAGCTCGTCTGGCAGCGCACGATGCTGCCGGCGGCGATGCCAACGTTTCCATATCCCGTGGCTTCAAACAGGTCAAGGTGACGGTCAGTTGCCGCGTGGTGCCCGATCCCTTGCACGTGCTGCCCATGGCCGTGGTCGGCAAGGCGACAGGAGTCGTCCAATGA
- the recR gene encoding recombination mediator RecR yields MALAYDGAIQRLIDGFARLPGIGPKGAQRIAFYLLSASDEEAQDLADAIREVKEKVRFCEICGNVCETSPCPICSDPRRDHSIICVVEEPKDVMSIERTREFHGVYHVLGGAINPMANVGPGDLAIPKLLDRLKTDEVKEIILALDPNIEGEATVTYLSRLLSPLGLKVTRLASGLPVGSDLEYADEITLGRALEGRQEA; encoded by the coding sequence ATGGCTTTGGCGTATGATGGCGCGATTCAGCGTCTTATCGATGGTTTTGCGCGCCTGCCGGGCATTGGCCCCAAAGGTGCCCAACGCATAGCCTTCTACCTGCTTTCGGCCAGTGACGAGGAAGCGCAGGACCTGGCCGATGCCATTCGCGAAGTCAAGGAGAAGGTGCGGTTCTGCGAGATTTGCGGCAACGTGTGCGAGACGAGTCCGTGCCCGATCTGTTCTGACCCGCGACGCGACCATTCCATCATTTGCGTGGTCGAGGAACCGAAAGACGTCATGAGCATTGAGCGCACCCGCGAATTCCATGGCGTCTACCATGTTCTCGGCGGTGCGATTAATCCGATGGCCAATGTCGGGCCCGGCGATTTGGCCATTCCGAAGCTTCTGGATCGGCTCAAAACCGACGAGGTCAAGGAAATAATCCTGGCGCTCGACCCCAATATCGAAGGCGAGGCCACGGTGACCTACCTGAGCCGTCTGCTTTCCCCGTTGGGGCTCAAAGTCACGCGGCTTGCCAGTGGTCTGCCGGTGGGCAGTGACTTGGAATACGCCGATGAAATTACTCTTGGCCGTGCCTTGGAAGGTCGTCAGGAAGCCTGA
- the dnaX gene encoding DNA polymerase III subunit gamma/tau: protein MALALYRRYRPDTFDGIIGQDQVTVPLSRALDEGKLTHAYLFSGPRGCGKTSSARILARCINCAKGPTSHPCGECESCKDLATGGPGSIDVVEIDAASHNGVEDARELRERAAFAPARDRYKIFILDEAHMVTQQGFNALLKIVEEPPEHVMFIFATTEPDKVISTIRSRTHHYPFRLVPPEIMGPYLEEVCENEHIDLEPGVLKLTMRAGGGSVRDTLSVLDQLMAGAVDNEVSYDSAVALLGFTPDELIGEAIDAVIDKDGEKLYGVVEKVVVGGFEPRRFVEDLLSRVRDLLVLTLGGEKAESVLSDDSAVEDMSDLHRQSSALGLATLTAMAETINDTLGGMTGAISPRMRLELLAAKLLAGRENGFAPSLAQASSVPVGAGSAGSAAGNNNGFRQGNNAARGRGGFIGSSRNTANQRQGNAPAGSGFAPTNQDSAPNANVQAQQASNNANMQASGAQTAGGAGALASNGQTPQSSSNSAEAYGAGANAAQQQAAQAAAPARVNIDSNATVEEKWDAVLTSLPENVREYVAHNKVPTVSLATNSAGKSRLSMTFDCALSQHAFALALASDAEHNGQKAANVVLDGVRSVFGPHTMIAPTGVAANGEKVISTKRMKPEELAKVKRDIAVAKVSATGGLGMAAGPGGHSASSPKEQKKADADAAGESDDSSHRAGLANPAALVQGSQNPMDDDYDPWMNPLPVPGSRSGSDAKQTAKQAGEKQSANTVQPVGGSGSGQPAYVDTSENHPPEHHKKHIAVPDLSDGIDPWATPPSQEETADSSSEASNVGDNPGTSQPARNNNATHGSSFAANVDNWQTRPPDSSGNGSPVSPNAANGSTNLASAAVGNSQPKSAATNGTSAVKLDDRGDVAARFQNVDMADETEQHPQVAAEDDDYSLNDQSLGDATAVSMDELSKLFEVKQVEDFKADDPKNPKNIKPVEKHTDEERR, encoded by the coding sequence ATGGCACTTGCATTGTATCGACGGTATCGGCCAGACACATTTGACGGCATCATCGGGCAGGATCAGGTCACCGTCCCGCTTTCCCGCGCTTTGGACGAGGGCAAGCTGACGCACGCCTACCTGTTCAGCGGGCCGCGTGGTTGCGGCAAGACCAGTTCCGCACGAATACTGGCCCGATGCATCAACTGCGCCAAAGGCCCCACTTCGCATCCGTGCGGCGAATGCGAAAGCTGCAAGGACCTGGCCACCGGCGGCCCCGGCTCGATCGACGTGGTCGAGATCGACGCGGCCAGCCACAATGGCGTCGAGGACGCGCGTGAACTGCGTGAGCGCGCTGCCTTCGCCCCGGCCCGCGACCGCTACAAGATTTTCATCCTCGACGAGGCCCACATGGTCACACAGCAGGGGTTCAATGCCCTGTTGAAGATTGTGGAGGAGCCGCCTGAGCATGTGATGTTCATCTTCGCCACCACCGAGCCGGACAAGGTCATTTCGACCATTCGTTCGCGTACCCACCACTATCCGTTCCGCCTTGTGCCTCCCGAGATTATGGGTCCCTATCTGGAAGAGGTGTGCGAAAACGAGCACATCGACCTGGAGCCGGGTGTGTTGAAACTCACCATGCGTGCCGGTGGCGGGTCCGTGCGCGACACGCTTTCCGTGCTTGACCAGCTGATGGCCGGAGCCGTTGACAACGAAGTGTCATACGATTCTGCCGTGGCCCTGCTCGGCTTCACCCCCGACGAACTGATTGGCGAGGCGATTGATGCCGTCATCGACAAGGACGGCGAGAAGCTCTACGGCGTGGTCGAAAAAGTCGTTGTCGGTGGTTTCGAACCCCGTCGGTTTGTGGAGGACCTGCTCTCTCGCGTGCGCGACCTGCTTGTGCTCACCCTTGGCGGTGAGAAGGCCGAAAGCGTATTGAGTGACGACTCTGCGGTAGAAGATATGAGCGATTTGCATCGTCAGTCCTCGGCGCTGGGGCTTGCCACGCTTACTGCGATGGCCGAGACCATCAACGACACCTTGGGCGGCATGACCGGGGCGATTTCGCCTCGTATGCGTTTGGAACTTCTGGCTGCAAAACTGTTGGCCGGGAGGGAAAACGGCTTTGCGCCAAGCTTGGCTCAGGCCAGTTCCGTTCCCGTAGGTGCGGGCTCGGCAGGGTCTGCCGCCGGCAATAATAACGGATTCCGCCAAGGTAATAATGCGGCTCGTGGTCGGGGCGGTTTCATCGGTTCCAGCAGGAATACTGCAAACCAGCGGCAGGGCAACGCTCCGGCTGGTTCTGGATTTGCGCCCACGAACCAAGATTCTGCGCCAAATGCCAACGTCCAAGCTCAGCAGGCCAGCAATAATGCCAATATGCAGGCTTCCGGCGCTCAAACGGCAGGTGGTGCCGGTGCCTTGGCTTCCAACGGGCAGACTCCACAGTCTTCTTCGAATAGTGCTGAAGCCTACGGGGCTGGTGCAAACGCCGCACAACAGCAAGCTGCTCAGGCCGCTGCGCCCGCACGGGTGAATATCGATTCGAATGCCACCGTCGAGGAAAAGTGGGACGCGGTGCTGACGTCGTTGCCTGAAAATGTGCGCGAATACGTCGCTCACAACAAGGTGCCTACGGTTTCTTTGGCGACCAATAGTGCCGGCAAATCGCGTCTGTCGATGACCTTCGATTGCGCGCTGAGCCAGCATGCCTTTGCGCTGGCGCTCGCCTCCGATGCCGAGCACAACGGCCAGAAGGCCGCAAACGTGGTACTGGATGGCGTGCGTTCCGTCTTCGGCCCGCATACGATGATTGCTCCCACCGGTGTGGCCGCGAACGGCGAAAAAGTAATCTCCACCAAGCGCATGAAACCAGAGGAACTGGCCAAAGTCAAGCGCGATATCGCGGTCGCCAAGGTATCGGCGACCGGCGGTTTGGGCATGGCTGCCGGGCCGGGTGGGCATAGCGCCTCGAGTCCCAAGGAACAGAAGAAAGCCGACGCCGATGCCGCCGGTGAATCCGATGATTCCTCCCATCGAGCCGGCCTGGCGAATCCGGCAGCATTGGTCCAAGGCTCGCAGAATCCTATGGACGACGATTACGATCCTTGGATGAATCCGTTGCCTGTCCCTGGTTCCCGAAGCGGCTCGGATGCTAAGCAGACGGCCAAACAAGCCGGCGAGAAGCAATCCGCCAATACTGTGCAGCCCGTTGGCGGCAGTGGCTCAGGTCAGCCTGCATACGTTGATACGTCCGAGAATCATCCTCCGGAACATCACAAGAAGCATATTGCTGTTCCGGATTTGAGCGACGGCATCGACCCTTGGGCCACGCCTCCGTCGCAGGAAGAGACGGCCGATTCCAGCTCTGAAGCTTCAAATGTGGGCGATAATCCGGGTACATCGCAACCGGCACGCAATAATAACGCGACGCATGGTTCGTCGTTCGCGGCCAATGTCGATAATTGGCAGACCAGACCGCCGGATTCCTCTGGCAATGGCTCTCCGGTTTCGCCAAACGCTGCCAATGGCTCCACAAATCTGGCTTCCGCAGCAGTCGGTAATTCCCAGCCGAAATCCGCAGCCACGAACGGCACTTCAGCCGTAAAACTGGATGACAGGGGAGACGTTGCCGCGCGCTTCCAGAATGTCGACATGGCCGATGAGACGGAGCAGCATCCGCAAGTGGCAGCCGAGGACGATGACTATTCCCTGAACGATCAGTCGTTGGGCGATGCCACAGCGGTAAGCATGGATGAGCTTTCGAAACTCTTCGAAGTCAAGCAGGTCGAGGACTTCAAGGCGGACGACCCGAAGAACCCGAAGAACATCAAACCGGTGGAAAAACACACGGACGAGGAGAGACGATAG
- a CDS encoding ATPase, T2SS/T4P/T4SS family — translation MFGPLEELAHEPALTDIAVTCEGRVWVDRGGRMREYHPSVPFRSPQVVREYATQLCAQLGKRLDDACPIADASSVEGIRIHAVIAPIVPTGASISIRFPSRTVPRLSGLGAGGMFPPSWFPLLCGLVSKRATILITGGTGAGKTTLLKALLAQADPSERVVSVEEVRELGTLGRGNHVSLVVREANVEGAGAIGLPELVKATLRMRPDRIILGECRGEEIADLLRAFNSGHHGGMVTLHADSVDRVPSRLVSLGLLAGLNQPALTMLAAGAFDVVLHIERSNGKRRIAQIGRLSKDTEHFVGEPIATWSGSGMPVPGPGWDGFVSRWSE, via the coding sequence ATGTTCGGCCCCCTTGAGGAACTGGCACATGAACCGGCATTGACCGATATCGCTGTGACCTGTGAGGGCCGGGTATGGGTCGATCGGGGTGGCAGAATGCGCGAATACCACCCCTCGGTGCCGTTCCGTTCGCCGCAGGTTGTGCGTGAATACGCCACCCAACTCTGTGCTCAGCTCGGCAAACGACTCGACGACGCCTGCCCGATTGCCGACGCCTCAAGCGTCGAAGGCATCCGCATTCATGCGGTCATCGCCCCGATTGTTCCCACCGGTGCAAGCATCTCCATACGTTTCCCAAGCCGTACGGTTCCAAGGCTGAGCGGGCTTGGCGCGGGAGGCATGTTTCCGCCCTCCTGGTTCCCTTTACTTTGCGGTTTGGTGAGCAAGCGTGCGACGATTCTCATCACTGGTGGCACTGGGGCCGGCAAAACCACATTATTGAAGGCGCTGCTTGCCCAAGCCGACCCTTCCGAACGCGTCGTCAGCGTCGAGGAAGTCCGGGAGTTGGGTACGCTCGGCCGTGGCAATCACGTTTCGCTGGTCGTCCGTGAGGCCAACGTCGAGGGTGCGGGCGCGATAGGGCTGCCGGAATTGGTGAAAGCGACGCTGCGTATGCGCCCCGACCGTATCATTCTGGGGGAGTGCCGCGGCGAGGAGATTGCCGACCTGCTGCGTGCCTTCAACTCCGGGCATCACGGCGGCATGGTCACCCTGCACGCCGACAGCGTCGACCGCGTACCCTCCCGTTTGGTATCGTTGGGATTGTTGGCCGGGCTCAACCAACCGGCTCTGACGATGCTTGCTGCCGGTGCTTTCGACGTAGTCCTGCATATCGAGCGAAGCAATGGCAAGCGACGAATCGCGCAGATTGGCCGGCTTTCCAAGGATACCGAGCATTTCGTCGGCGAGCCGATAGCGACTTGGAGCGGCTCGGGAATGCCGGTGCCGGGCCCAGGGTGGGACGGTTTTGTCAGTCGTTGGTCGGAGTGA